A segment of the Terriglobales bacterium genome:
GTGGCTGCTGCTGGCCAACACCGGCGTCTTCCTGCTCACGCTGCTGCTGCACGCCACCGCGCGCGATGCAGCCGGGCTGATTACGAGCGCCCTTTGGCTACTTCCGGACGCGGTCGTCCGGCATGGCTACCTTTGGCAGGTCGCGACTTACTCCTTCCTTCACCTCGGGCTCTTCCACATCCTCTTCAACATGCTTTCGTTGTGGATGTTCGGCGCCACGCTGGAGGGCGATTGGGGATCGGGCCGTTTCCTCCAGTTCTATTTCTTCTGTGTGGCCGGTGCGGCGCTCACCACGATTGGGATTTCCTACACGCATGTGCTCGGCGTTTCGCCGCTTCAGCCCACCGTCGGCGCCTCGGGCGGCGTGTACGGCATCCTGATGGCCTTCGGCCTGCTCTACGGCGAGCAGGAGTTGTTCCTGTTCCCGTTCCCGTTCCGGATCAAGGCCAAGTACATGGTCGCGATCCTTATCTTCGTCGCCGTTGCCGGCGCGTTTGGTGAGGCCGGCGGGATCGCCAGCTTCGCGCATCTCGGCGGCCTGTTCTTCGGCTACGCCTGGGTGCGCTGGATGCCGCGCCGCGGAATGGGCTACGTCTTCTCCGAGAGCTACTACGGCCTCCGCAACCGCTACTTCAAGTGGAAGCGCCGCCGCGCCGCCCGCAAGTTCGAGGTCTACATGCGCAAGGTCAGCGCCGACCAGGAAAAAGCCGGCACACCGCGCAGTCACTTCTTCGACGAGTACGGCAACTACCGCGGCCCCGGCAGCGACAAACCCTCCGGCGGCGACAAGGACGACAGCGAATCGCGCTGGGTGCACTGACCGCTCGCACCGGCCGTTGACCCGGTTCCAACCCCGTGTTCCCCGATTTCTGGCCGCCTTTCTGCCAGGGAACACGGCCCCCTGCTATCATGGCCCGATTCCTGATTTGACAGGCCCCTCAGGAGGAACAAGATATGCGCAAGACAGCTCTCACCCTTCTCTGCGCAGTGTGCGTACTTTCGGTGTCGCTGTGGGCGCAAGCCCCGGCTGGCCCGCCGAAACCCGCGCCTGAGCTCAAGCGCTTGAACTACTACCTCGGTGACTGGACAGCGGAAGGCACGATGCAGCCCGGGCCTATGGGTCCTGGCGGGAAGTGGACCGGAAAAGACCACAACACGTGGAGCTTCAACGGCTTCTTCCTCACCATGAACTCAACCGGCAGCATGGCTGGAGCGCCGATGAAGAGCGTTGCCTATTTCGGCTATGACCCGGAGAAGAAGGTGTACACCTACCATGGTTTCGACAGCATGGGGATGGCATCGGAATCCACTGGCACCGTCAAAGGCAGCGATTGGACCTGGACCAATCGCGAAACCCACGGCGGCAAGACCTACGACGGCCGCTTCCTCATCCACGAGGAGTCGCCGACGGCTTACACCATGAAGTTCGACGTGTCCGAAGACGGCGGCAAAACCTGGAAGACGATGATGGACGGCAAGGCCACAAAGGCCGCCGCCGCGAAGCCGGCTGGGGACAAGAAGTAGTTCGCACTACGGGTTTCACCCGGGCCACCAAGGTCGCGCGAAGAGTGCTGTTCCCAGCCCTTTCGTGCGACCTTCGTGTCCTTTGCGTGAACCGGGTTTAGCTCCTCCGCCGGTCGTTTCCCTTCCAACGCGGCGCTTTCCGCCGATGTCCCCGGCGCCGCTCCCCATGTCCGCCTGTCGGCCCGCCCACCACGTGCAGGCGCATGAAGTTGGTCGAGCCTGAAGCCATCTGCGTGCCCGCCACCACGCCGATCACGTCGCCGGGAAGCACGACGTTCGCCTCCAGCAGACTTTGTTCGGCACGTGAAACCATGTCGTCCGCCGAGAGTGAGGCCTGCCCGTGCGATGGCCGCACGCCCCAGAACAGGTTGCAGCGGTTCGCCACCTCCGGCGCCGAGGTGAACGCGAATACCTGTGCTTTCGGCCGGTACTTGGAAATGAGCCGCGCCGTTCTTCCCGTCTCCGTGTAGACGGCGATGGCGCGCATGTCGAGATCCATGGCGGCGTGCGCCACCGATTCGCAGATGGTCTCCGCGATCGAGAGCTGCCGGTGCTCCCGCCGCCGGTGATGCTGCTGCTCCTGCCCCATGTGCAGCTCCGATTCCACGATGATCCGCGCCATGATGGTCACCGCCTCGCGCGGGTACTTGCCGCTGGCCGTTTCGGCCGACAGCATCACCGCGTCGGTGCCGTCGAAGATGGCGTTCGCTACGTCGCTGGCCTCCGCCCGCGTGGGCCGCGGGTTTTCAATCATGGACTCGAGCATCTGCGTCGCCGTGATCACCGGCTTCCGCCACGCGGCGGCGCGGCGGATGATGTGCTTCTGAATGACCGGCACCTTCTCCGGCGGCAATTCCACGCCCAGGTCGCCGCGCGCCACCATCACGCCGTCGGCCACCTCGAAGATTTCCTCCAGGTGCTCGATCGCCTGCGGTTTTTCCAGCTTGGCGATCACCGGGATGTCGGAGCGCCGGTCCACCACCCGCTTCTTGGCGGCGCGGACGTCGTCGGCGGTGCGCACGAACGACATGGCGATAACGTCCACGCCATGGCGCACGCCGAAGTCCAGGTCTTTCTCGTCTTTTTCCGTCAGCGACGGCAGGCTCATCACCGCGCCCGGCAGGTTGATGCCCTGGTGCTCGTGCAGCAGTCCCCCGTTGATCACCTCGCACTCCACGTCATCGCCGTGCACCGCGCGCACCCGCAGCTCGATCAGCCCGTCGAAGAGCAGAATGCGTGAGTCCGGCTGAACTTCCGTCGCCAGCACCGGCAGATTGTGAGAAATCAGCGTCGCCGTGCCCGGCACGTCGCGCGGCGTGAGCACCACCCGCGAGCCTGCTTTGATCATCACCGGCGTGCGGTACTTCAACCGCCCGGTGCGGATCTTCGGCCCCTGCAGGTCCTGCAGAATGCAGATGGTCCGCTCTTCCTTCTGCGCGGCACGGCGCAGGCGCTCGATCACCCGCGCGTGCTCCTCGTGGGTGCCGTGGGAAAAATTCAGCCGCGCCACGTCCATGCCGGCGCGCATCAGGTCGCGAATGCCGGCCTCTGTGCTCGACGCCGGCCCGATCGTGCACACGATCTTGGCGCGCCGCGCGTGCTTCGCCGCCGCCTCGCTTTCAGGCTCTGCCAGCGCCCGCTCCAGTGTGAGGTTGGAAGTGGCGTTCATTCGAACATTGGATGCCGCGAAGCGCCCCGGTCAGTGTAGCTGATGCCCGCCTTCTCCCGTCATGCTGCCGGCGTTTGTCGCCCGCGGAAACAACAGCGCGTTCACCTCGGCGCCGAACAGGATGATGAGTGACACGATGTACATCCACACCAGCAGCGCGATGGCCACCCCCAGCGATCCGTAGATCAGGCTGTACTGCGCCACGTGGTTCAGGTACCAGCCGAACAGGATGGTGGCGCCCAACCACATGCCGGTCGCGAGTGTCGCCCCGGGCAGCACGCTGTGCCACGGCTGCGTGCGCGGCACCGCGAAGTGGTAGATCACAGCGATCACCGCGATGCTGGTGAGCGTGGCGATCACCGAGCGTACACCCGTCCACGCCAGCAGGATGTACGGCCCCAATACGCGCGTACTGTGCAGAACCACCCACGCCTCGATCTGGCCGCCGAACGCCACCAGCAGCGTGGCGAACGTCATCGGCGCCAGCGCCCCCACCACCAGCGCCAGCGCGATCAGCCGCGACTTGATGAGCCCCCAACTGGCGGGCAGTTGGTAGGCGTAGCGGAATCCTTCCATCCACGACATCACCACACCGCTCGCCGTCCACAACGTGATGATCGAGGTTGTGACCAGCAGGCGCATGGGCCGCTGCTGCGGCCCGGTGAAGTAGCGCAATGCGGCGGCGCTGGTCCCTCCCGGCAGCACGCGCCCCAGCGCAAACGACGCCTGCTTCAGGAAGGCTTCGGTCAGATGCGTGTACGCAAGAATGGAGGCCAGCACGAGCAGCGCGGGAAACAGCGTAAGGATGGCGGAATAGGCCGCCGCCTTGGCAACGCCGAAAACGTCGTCTTCCAGCGAGCGCGCCAGGGCACGCCGAAACAGCGCCAGCGCGCGCAGAGTTGCCGCCATCGTGCACGCTAGCTTAAAGGCGCGGCGAGGAGTGCGGCAATGGCTGGCAGTGTTCCCCGTCGCCGCAAGATCACTCGGTCAGCGCTTCGCCCTTGGCTGCCTGATAAGCGCAGAGCTGTTCCGGCGCTTCGCTCAGCGCCCCAGCAGCAGCCACAGGCCGCCCAGACACAATCCCACGCCGGCCAGCGTGCGTCCTGACGCTCGCTCCCCGAAGAAAAGGGCCGCGATCACGATCAGCACGAGCGAGACAACGCTGTTGGAGATCAGCGACGCAACGTTGATTCGCCAGCCATTGCGATAGGCGAGCAGGAATCCGACCTCCACCGCCAGCACCGATGCGCCCAGCGCCAGGCTCGTCCAGTTCAGCTGCCCGAGCCCCTGCGACGAAGCCGAGCGCCTGTCGGTGGCCAGCAACAGCAGCAGGCAGGCCAGCGCTGCAGTGCCGAAGCTCACGGCCAGCGACAGGAACGGGTTCGCTCCGCGCGGAGTGGACTTCTGCGCCACGTGGTACACAACACTGCCGGCGATGGTGAGCAGCAGCGTGAGGTAGAACATGACGTGAAGATACACATCTGTCCCGGCCAGATGCATGAAAATCAGCCGGGCATGGACGTTAAACGGAGTCCGCGCGCGCAAAAGAAAAGCCCGGCCATTTCCGCCGGGCCTGTTGAATTGAGTTGATGAGGACTACTCCGCAGCGAGTTCCTCGGCTTCGCCTTCCTGGCGCAGCATTTCGAGGGCGCGCTCGGCTTCCTCGTACTCGCGCGACACCTCTTCCTGCACCTTTTGGGCGGCCTCTTCCAGTTCGGGCGAGAGCCGCACGTTGCGGTAGTACTCCATGCCCGTGCCGGCGGGGATGAGCCGTCCCACGATGACGTTCTCTTTCAGGCCGCGCAGGTGGTCCACCGCGCCCTGGATGCTGGCTTCGGTGAGCACGCGCGTGGTCTCCTGGAACGATGCCGCCGAGATGAACGACTCGGTGGAGAGCGACGCCTTCGTGATACCCAGCAGCAGCGGTCGTCCCGTTGCCGGGCGGCCGCCGTTCTGGATCACGCGCTCGTTCTCTTCGCGGAAGCGGAACTTGTCCACCTGCTGCTCCAGCAGGAATTGGGTGTCGCCCACGTCTTCCACCTTCACCCAGCGCATCATCTGGCGCACGATCACCTCGATGTGTTTGTCGGAGATGTTCACGCCCTGGAGCCGGTAGACCTCCTGGATTTCGTTCACCAGGTAGGCCTGCAGCTCCTTCTCTCCGAGCACGGCCAGGATGTCGTGCGGGTTGAGCGGGCCGTCCATCAGCGGTTCGCCCGCCCTCACGCGCTCGCCTTCCTGCACGTTCACGTGCACGCCGCGCGGCACCGAGTACTCCTTCTCCGTGCCGTTGTCGGCGGTGACGTAAATCTTGCGCTGGCCCTTGGAGATCTCGCCGAACTTCACCACGCCGTCGATCTCGCTGATGACGGCCGTCTCGCGCGGCTTGCGGGCCTCGAACAGCTCGACCACGCGCGGCAGACCGCCGGTGATGTCCTTGGTCTTGGTCGTTTCGCGCGGAATCTTGGCCAGCACGTCGCCCGGATAAACCGTGTCGCCGTCCTGCACCATCAGGTGGGCGCGCGACGGCATCAGGTACCGGCGCGTGCTCTTGCCCTTGATGACGATCGCGGGCTGGCGCTTCTCATCCGGCGAATCGGTGACCACCAGCCGCGACAAGCCGGTGACCTCGTCCACTTCTTCGTGGAGCGTAAGGCCTTCCTGCAAGTCCTTGAAGCCCGCCTGGCCGCCGATTTCAGTGAGGATGGCGAACGTGTACGGGTCCCACTCGACCAGCACCTGGCCCAGCGTGACCTGCGCGCCTTCTTCCACCTTCACCTTGGCGCCGTACACCACCGAGTAGCGCTCGCGCTCGCGTCCGCGCTCATCCACTACGGCAATCGAGCCGTTGCGGTTCATCACCACCAGGTCGCCCGCCTTGCTGCGGACCGTCTGCAGGCCGATGAAGCGCACCGTGCCGTTGTTCTTGGCTTCCAGGCGCGACTGCTCCGACACCCGCGACGCCGTTCCGCCGATGTGGAATGTGCGCATGGTGAGCTGCGTGCCCGGCTCGCCGATGGACTGCGCCGCGATCACCCCCGTCGCCTCGCCCAGTTCGACCAGGCGTCCTGAAGCCAGGTTGCGTCCGTAGCACATCACGCAGACACCGCGCTTGGATTCGCAGGTCAGCACGGAGCGGATCTTCACCCGCTCGATGCCGGCCGACTGGATGGCCGACGCCAGGTCTTCGGTGATCTCCTGGTTGATGTCAACGATCACGTTGCCTTCGTAGTCCTTGATCTTCTCCAGCGACACGCGGCCCACGATGCGGTCGCGCAGCGGCTCGATGATCTCGCCCGACTCCACGATCGAGCCGACGTAGATGCCGTCCACCGTGCCGCAATCCGGCTCGCTGACGATCACGTCCTGCGCCACGTCCACCAGGCGCCGGGTCAGGTAGCCCGAATCGGCGGTCTTCAGCGCCGTATCGGCCAGGCCCTTGCGCGCGCCGTGCGTCGAGATGAAGTACTCCAGCACCGTCAGTCCTTCGCGGAAGTTGGCGGTGATGGGCGTCTCGATGATCTCGCCCGACGGCTTGGCCATCAGGCCGCGCATGCCCGAGAGCTGGCGGATCTGCTGCTTCGATCCGCGCGCGCCCGAGTCGGCCATGACGTAAATCGGGTTGATGCTGCCCGACTTGTCCGTCTCCTGCATCACGCCGAACATCTCGTCGGCGACCTTTTCGGTCACGTTCGACCAGATCTCCACTACCTTGTTGTAGCGCTCGCCGTTGGTGATGGCGCCGTCCAGGTACTGCTGCTGCACGGCGATCACCTGCTTGTCGGCGTCGCGGACCAGGGTCTTTTTGTGCTCGGGGATGACCATGTCGTCGATGCCGATCGAGAGGCCCGCCCGCGTCGCGTACAGGAACCCGAGCTGCTTGATCCCGTCGAGCATCTTGACCGTCGTCTCCAGGCCGAAGCGCAAATAGGTGTAGTTCACCAGCTGACCGATGCCCTTCTTCTTCAGCAATCCGTTGATGAACGGCATGCCCTCCGGCAGGTGGTCGTTCAGGATGGCGCGGCCAACGGTCGTGTTCACGAACTGCCGCTCGAGGACGATCGGGTCGGTATGCATCACGTCCTGGTCGTCATACGCCTGGAGCAGGTCAATCACTTCTCCCGAGTAGCGCAGGCGGATGGGCGTGAGCGTTTCCACTTCGCCGGCTTCGAGCGCGAGCAGCACTTCGTCGATGTTGGCGAAGGCGCGTCCCTCGCCCTTGGCGCCCGGCTTGGACTTGGTCAGGTAGTAGATGCCCAGCACCATGTCCTGCGTGGGCACGGTGATCGGGTGCCCCGACGCCGGCGACAGGATGTTGTGCGAGCTCAGCATGAGCACGCTGGCTTCAACCTGCGCCTCCGGCGAAAGCGGAATGTGCACTGCCATCTGGTCGCCGTCGAAGTCGGCGTTGAACGCCGTGCAGACGAGCGGATGGATCTTGATGGCCTTGCCTTCCACCAGCACCGGCTCAAACGCCTGGATGCCCAGGCGGTGGAGCGTCGGCGCGCGGTTCAGCAGCACCGGGTGGTCTTTGATGACCTCTTCCAGGATGTCCCAAACAATGGGTTCCTGCTGCTCCACCATCTCCTTTGCCTGCTTGATGGTGGTGCAGTTGCCGGTCTGCTCCAGCCGGTGATAGATGAACGGCTTGAACAGCTCCAGCGCCATCTTTTTGGGCAGGCCGCACTGGTGCAGCTTGAGTTCCGGACCGACCACGATGACCGATCGGCCCGAGTAGTCCACGCGCTTGCCCAGCAGGTTCTGGCGGAAGCGGCCCTGCTTGCCCTTCAGCGTGTCGCTGAGCGACTTGAGCGGGCGGTTGTTGGCGCCGCGCAGCACGCGGCCGCGGCGGCCGTTGTCGAACAGCGCGTCCACCGCTTCCTGCAGCATGCGCTTCTCGTTGCGCACGATGACCTCGGGCGCGTGCAGGTCCATCAGCTTCTTCAACCGGTTGTTGCGGTTGATCACCCGGCGATACAGGTCGTTCAAATCCGACGTCGCGAACCGGCCGCCGTCCAGGGGCACCAGCGGACGCAGCTCCGGCGGGATGACCGGGATCACGTCCAGGATCATCCACTGCGGCTTGTTGCCGCTCTTGCGGAACGCTTCCACCACCTTCAGCCGCTTGGCGTACTTCAGCCGCTTCTGCAGCGAGGTCTCGTGCTTCATCTTCTCGCGCAGTTCGTTGGAGAGTTCCTCCACGTCCACGCGCTTGAGCAGCTCCTTGATGGCCTCGGCGCCCATCATGCCCTTGAAGCCGGTGGCGCGGAACTGCTGGTCGAGTTCGCGGAACTTCGCTTCTTCCTTGATGATCTCGCGCTCTTTCACCGGCGCTTCGCCGGGATCGAGCACGACGTACGCCTCGAAGTAGAGAACGGACTCGAGGTCGCGCAGCGAGATGTCGAGCAGGTGGCCGATCCGCGACGGCAGTCCCTTGAAGAACCACACGTGCGAGCACGGCGACGCCAGCTCGATGTGGCCCAGCCGCTCACGGCGGACCTTGCTCAGGGTCACTTCCACGCCGCACTTGTCGCAGATCACGCCGCGGTGCTTCATGCGCTTGTACTTGCCGCAGAGGCACTCCCAGTCGGTGACCGGGCCGAAGATGCGCGCGCAGAACAACCCATCGCGCTCCGGCTTGAAGGTGCGGTAGTTGATCGTCTCCGGCTTGGTCACCTCGCCGTGCGACCAGCTCCGGATCTTCTCCGGCGAGGCCAGGCTGATGCGGATGGAGTCGAAGTCGGTAATTGCGTTTCCGAGATCAAACGGGCTCGAACGGTACAAGTGAACCTCCGTGCGGCGTCTCGTCGCCGCTTACGGGCCGTTTGCTGCGCCTAAAACCGCTGGACGGCAATCTCGCCAGCGAATTCTGTGTCGCCTTTCGGCGCGCGGCTCGGCCGGGCCAGGGCCTCGCCGCTTTCGTTAATCCAGTTTCCATTCAGCTCTTCAGCCCCCGGTTCTCAACTGAGAACTGAGAACCGGGAACCGAGAACTGGTCTTAATCGGCCGCCGCCGTCGCCAGCTGCTTGCGCTCCTGCGTCTTGATCAGCTCGACGTCAAGGCACAGCGACTGCAACTCGCGGATGAGAACGTTGAACGACTCCGGCACGCCGGGCTCGATCGCCGCCTCGCCCTTCACGATGGCCTCGTAAATCTTGGTTCGGCCGTACACGTCGTCGGACTTGGCGGTGAGCAGCTCCTGCAGGATGTAGGCGGCGCCGTAGGCTTCCAGGGCCCACACTTCCATCTCGCCGAAGCGCTGTCCGCCGAACTGCGCCTTGCCGCCCAGCGGCTGCTGGGTGATCAGCGAGTACGGCCCAATCGACCGCGCATGGATCTTGTCGTCCACCAGGTGCGAGAGCTTCAGCATGTAGATGTAGCCCACCGTGACCGGCTGTTCGAACTTGTCGCCGGTCATGCCGTCGTAGAGCTCAGCCTTGCCGCTCTCCGGCAGGTTGGCCTCGCGCAATAGGTGCTTGATCTCCGTCTCGCGGGCGCCGTCGAACACCGGTGAAGCGAAGAACACGCCGTTTTTCATGGCCCGCGCGGCCGCTTCCAGGTCGTCGTCGTCGAGTTCGTTCAGGCTCTCCAGGAACGGCAGGCCCTTGAACAGGGCGCGCAGTTCGCGGCGGATCGCCTCCTCGCGCGAGTTCTCCTGGAACATCTTCGTGATGCGCGCGCCCAGTTCGCGTCCGGCCCAGCCCAGGTGCGTCTCCAGGATCTGGCCCACGTTCATACGCGAGGGAACGCCCAGCGGGTTGAGCACGATCTCGACCGGCGTGCCATCGCTCAGGTACGGCATGTCCTCGTCGGGCAGGATGCGCGCGATCACGCCCTTATTGCCGTGACGGCCCGCCATCTTGTCGCCCACCGAAAGCTTGCGCTTCATGGCGATGTAAACCTTCACCAGCTTGATCACGCCCGGCGGCAGCTCATCGCCCTTCTTCAGTTTCTCCTCGCGCTCCTTGGCGATCTTGCGCAGAACGTCAATCTGGCGCGAAGTCATCTCCTCGATTTCGTCAATCTGCTCGTTCACGCGCGGGTCCTTGTCGGCATACTTGATCCGCTTCAGGTTGCGCGTGGAGATGCGCTCGATGGTGTCGCGGTCGAGCACTGTTCCCTTGGTGAGCAGGCGCTTGTTGGTGCGCTCGTCGTGCAGGTCAGCCTGCACTTCCTTCCCGCCCAGGATCGATTCCAGGCGCTTCAGGCGCTCGTCGGTCAGAATGCGGATTTCGTCGGAAAGGTTCCGCTCGATCTGCGCAATCTGCTCGGCTTCGATCGCCTTGGCACGCTCGTCCTTCTCCTGGCCCTTGCGCGAGAAGATCTTGACGTCGACAACGGTCCCCTCGATGCCCGGGGGGCACGTCAGCGAAGCGTCGCGCACGTCGCCGGCCTTTTCGCCGAAGATGGCGCGCAGCAGCTTCTCTTCCGGCGTGAGCTGCGTCTCGCCCTTGGGCGTGACCTTGCCGACCAGGATGTCGCCCGCTTTGACCGTGGCGCCGATGCGGATGATGCCGCTCTCGTCCAGGTCGCGCAGCGCGTTCTCGCTCACGTTGGGAATGTCGCGCGTCACTTCCTCGGGACCGAGCTTGGTGTCGCGCGCCTCGATCTCGAACTCCTCGATGTGCACGCTGGTGTAGTAGTCCTCTTTCACCAGCTTCTCGGAGACCAGGATCGCGTCCTCGAAGTTGTAGCCGCGCCACGGCATGAACGCGACCAGCACGTTGCGTCCCAGCGCCAGCTCGCCCTTGTCGGTGCACGGACCGTCGGCGATGACCTGGCCCTTGGCCACGCGCTCGCCGCGCCGCACCACCGGCTTCTGGTTGATGCAGGTGTTCTGGTTCGACCGCTTGAACTTGGTGAGCTGGTAGATGTCGCTGCCCACCTCGCGCGAAAGCTGGCCGGGATGGTGCTCGCCCTCGACGCGCACGATGATGCGCTCCGAGTCCACCGAGTCAACGATTCCCGAACGGCGCGCCAGGATGACGGCGCCCGAATCGCGCGCCGTCACGCCTTCCATGCCGGTGCCGACCAGCGGCGCCTCGGCGCGCAGCAGCGGCACCGACTGGCGTTGCATGTTGGCGCCCATCAACGCCCGGTTGGCGTCGTCGTGCTCCAGGAACGGAACCAGCGAGGCGGCCACCGACACCAGCTGCTTCGGGCTGACGTCGATGTAGTCAACCTCATCGCGCGGCACGAGCACGAAGTTGCCGCTCTTGCGCGCGTTCACCAAGTCGGCGACCACGCGCCCGCGGTCGTCCAGCTCCACGTTCGCCTGCGCGATCACGTGCCGGTCCTCTTCCCACGCCGACAGGTAAAAGCTGAACGGCTCCCAGTCAATCGCCCGGCGGCGACGTTCCTTCAGGTCGTCATTCGCTTTCAGGACCTCGTGCTTCTCGATGTGGTCGCCCACGCGGTAGTCGCTGTCACCCGCGTTGACCACGGTCACGTAGTCGAGCACGCGGCCGTTCTTGACCTTCCGGTAGGGCGACTCGATGAAGCCGTAGTCGTTGATGCGCGCGTAGCACGAGAGCGACGAGATCAGTCCGATGTTCGGACCTTCCGGCGTCTCGATCGGGCAGATGCGCCCGTAGTGCGTGGGGTGCACGTCGCGCACTTCGAATCCGGCGCGCTCACGCGACAAACCGCCCGGCCCAAGGGCCGAGAGGCGCCGCTTGTGCGTGATTTCCGACAGCGGGTTCGTCTGGTCCATGAACTGCGAGAGCTGGCTCGATCCGAAGAATTCGCGGATCGCCGCCATCACCGGCTTGGCGTTCACCAGGTCGTGCGGCATGGCCGTCGACATTTCCTGGTACACGCTCATCTTTTCCTTGATGGCGCGCTCCATGCGCACCAGTCCGATGCGGAACTGGTTCTCCAGCAGTTCGCCCACCGCGCGCACGCGGCGGTTGCCCAGGTGATCGATGTCGTCCACCGAGCCGATGTTCTTGCGCAGCTTCAGCAGATAGCGGATGGTGGCGTAGAAGTCCTCGGGGTCGAGCGTCCGGTTGTCGAGGTTCGTCCCGTCTTCCTTGTCAAACAGCTTGATGTTGAACTTCAGCCGGCCCACGCGCGAGAAATCGTACTTGCGCGGGTCGAAGAACATGCCCTGGAACAGCGACGTCGCCGTGTCCAGCGTCGGCGGGTCGCCCGGGCGCAGCTTGCGGTAGATCTCGATGAGCGCTTCCTGCGGCGTCTTCACCGAATCGCGGCGCAGCGTGGCGCTGATCACCGTGCCCACGTCGTCGCGCTCGGGGAAAAAGACGTGGATCTCCTCCACGCCCGCGTC
Coding sequences within it:
- the rpoB gene encoding DNA-directed RNA polymerase subunit beta — encoded protein: MPKKTAVRNRLDFSKIPATIQIPNLIEVQKRSYDRFLQMDRLPSERDDAGLQSVFQSVFPISDFRNVSQLEFVDYAIGNWECKCGHLKGLHHLRTTCRNCGATVITDPFHSGDVLCSKCGTYNANTPDFCNKCGDPVGLQLKYDVAECEERGMTYSAPLKVTMRLTIYDKDAETGNRSIRDIKEQEVFFGDVPLMTQNGTFIINGTERVIVSQLHRSPGVFFETANNRTYFLGKIIPYRGSWVEFEYDQKNILYVRIDRKRKFLGTIFLRALGLRQDEDILRTFYTVDRISLKDKKLHWVLEPGIEKPTNLVGLKLAHRIASKSGDEIVHSGRKITPALLKEIQKARISEIEIDATDLEGAFTAADIVDTSSGEVLLEANSEITADKLSKIMDAGVEEIHVFFPERDDVGTVISATLRRDSVKTPQEALIEIYRKLRPGDPPTLDTATSLFQGMFFDPRKYDFSRVGRLKFNIKLFDKEDGTNLDNRTLDPEDFYATIRYLLKLRKNIGSVDDIDHLGNRRVRAVGELLENQFRIGLVRMERAIKEKMSVYQEMSTAMPHDLVNAKPVMAAIREFFGSSQLSQFMDQTNPLSEITHKRRLSALGPGGLSRERAGFEVRDVHPTHYGRICPIETPEGPNIGLISSLSCYARINDYGFIESPYRKVKNGRVLDYVTVVNAGDSDYRVGDHIEKHEVLKANDDLKERRRRAIDWEPFSFYLSAWEEDRHVIAQANVELDDRGRVVADLVNARKSGNFVLVPRDEVDYIDVSPKQLVSVAASLVPFLEHDDANRALMGANMQRQSVPLLRAEAPLVGTGMEGVTARDSGAVILARRSGIVDSVDSERIIVRVEGEHHPGQLSREVGSDIYQLTKFKRSNQNTCINQKPVVRRGERVAKGQVIADGPCTDKGELALGRNVLVAFMPWRGYNFEDAILVSEKLVKEDYYTSVHIEEFEIEARDTKLGPEEVTRDIPNVSENALRDLDESGIIRIGATVKAGDILVGKVTPKGETQLTPEEKLLRAIFGEKAGDVRDASLTCPPGIEGTVVDVKIFSRKGQEKDERAKAIEAEQIAQIERNLSDEIRILTDERLKRLESILGGKEVQADLHDERTNKRLLTKGTVLDRDTIERISTRNLKRIKYADKDPRVNEQIDEIEEMTSRQIDVLRKIAKEREEKLKKGDELPPGVIKLVKVYIAMKRKLSVGDKMAGRHGNKGVIARILPDEDMPYLSDGTPVEIVLNPLGVPSRMNVGQILETHLGWAGRELGARITKMFQENSREEAIRRELRALFKGLPFLESLNELDDDDLEAAARAMKNGVFFASPVFDGARETEIKHLLREANLPESGKAELYDGMTGDKFEQPVTVGYIYMLKLSHLVDDKIHARSIGPYSLITQQPLGGKAQFGGQRFGEMEVWALEAYGAAYILQELLTAKSDDVYGRTKIYEAIVKGEAAIEPGVPESFNVLIRELQSLCLDVELIKTQERKQLATAAAD